The Equus asinus isolate D_3611 breed Donkey chromosome 4, EquAss-T2T_v2, whole genome shotgun sequence genome has a segment encoding these proteins:
- the HDAC10 gene encoding polyamine deacetylase HDAC10 isoform X3, producing the protein MGTALVYHEDMTAARLLWDDPECEIECPERLTIALERLRQRGLEQRCLRLAAREASEEELGLVHSPEYVALLRGTQALGTGELQALSGQYDAIYFHPSTFHCARLAAGAALQLVDAVLTGAVQNGLALVRPPGHHSQRAAANGFCVFNNVAIAAKHAKQKHGLHRILIVDWDIHHGQGIQYIFEDDPSVLYFSWHRYEHGRFWPYLQESDTDAVGQGQGCGFTVNLPWNQVPAPHLRLPPRAPHPARLPCPTAPGLLSVAQDILPGLPPEAKPRGEDATAPLAGSNTDTLWPQVGMGNADYVAAFLHVLLPLAFEFDPELVLVAAGFDSAVGDPEGQMQATPECFAHLTQLLQVLACGRVCAVLEGGYHLESLSQSVCMMVQALLGDPPLPLSGPMEPHRSALESIQSVRAAQAPHWMSLQQQDAAPVLSPSTRSPEGSISPLLPGGPEFKAPVVQTEAQAVVALSSLLDQLRLYPTPPLRTAVALTELDAALVLPPDVLHWERSAPQKEMQAWARPHEALAQDKSFNALGKVLYLLDSILDGQVSSGIAATPAPAAAATLDVAIQRGLSHRAQRLLCVAVGQLDRPLDLADDGRTLWLNIRGKEAAALSMFHVSTPLPGTTGGFLSYILALVLPLAYGFQPNLVLVALGPAHGLQAPQAALLAALLRVPAGGRVLVLVEEESTPQLAGVLVQALRGEGPPSLGPFSRASPEDMQALEHLRGQLGTQWKMLQVAAPQGL; encoded by the exons ATGGGGACCGCACTCGTGTACCACGAGGACATGACGGCCGCCCGGCTGCTCTGGGACGA CCCCGAGTGTGAGATAGAATGTCCTGAGCGCCTGACTATAGCCCTGGAGCGCCTGCGGCAGCGCGGCCTGGAGCAGAGGTGTCTACGCTTGGCTGCCAGAGAGGCCTCggaggaggagctgggcctggTGCACAG CCCCGAGTATGTGGCCCTCTTGCGCGGGACCCAGGCCTTGGGCACTGGGGAGCTCCAGGCACTGTCTGGACAGTATGACGCCATCTACTTCCATCCG AGTACCTTCCACTGTGCCCGGCTGGCTGCAGGGGCTGCACTGCAGTTAGTGGATGCTGTGCTGACTGGAGCTGTGCAAAATGGGCTCGCTCTGGTGAG GCCTCCTGGGCACCACAGCCAGAGGGCTGCCGCCAATGGGTTTTGCGTGTTCAACAATGTGGCAATAGCAGCCAAACATGCCAAGCAGAAACACGGGCTGCACAG GATCCTCATCGTTGACTGGGATATCCACCACGGCCAGGGCATCCAGTATATCTTCGAGGATGACCCCAg CGTCCTTTATTTCTCCTGGCACCGCTACGAGCATGGGCGCTTCTGGCCCTATCTTCAAGAGTCAGATACAGATGCTGtcgggcaggggcagggctgcgGCTTCACTGTCAACTTGccctggaaccaggtgcctgctCCTCACCTCAGACTCCCACCCAGAGCCCCTCACCCAGCCCgcctcccctgccccacagcTCCAGGCCTCCTGAGTGTAGCCCAGGACATCCTACCAGGGTTACCCCCAGAGGCCAAGCCCCGGGGTGAAGATGCCACTGCCCCCCTGGCAGGGTCCAACACTGACACCCTGTGGCCGCAGGTCGGGATGGGAAATGCTGACTATGTGGCTGCCTTTCTGCATGTGCTGCTCCCCCTGGCCTTTGAG TTTGACCCTGAGCTAGTGCTAGTCGCGGCAGGATTTGACTCAGCGGTTGGGGATCCTGAG GGGCAGATGCAGGCCACTCCAGAGTGCTTCGCCCACCTCACGCAGCTACTGCAAGTGCTGGCCTGTGGCCGGGTCTGCGCTGTGCTGGAG gGCGGCTACCACCTGGAGTCGCTCTCTCAGTCAGTGTGCATGATGGTGCAGGCACTGCTGGGTGACCCCCCTCTGCCCCTGTCAGGGCCCATGGAGCCACATCGCAG TGCCCTGGAGTCCATTCAGAGTGTCCGGGCAGCCCAGGCCCCTCACTGGATGAGCCTCCAGCAGCAAG ACGCAGCCCCCGTATTGAGTCCCAGCACCCGCTCCCCAGAGGGGAGCATCTCGCCTCTGCTACCCGGGGGGCCCGAATTCAAGGCACCTGTGGTTCAGACTGAGGCTCAGGCCGTGGTTGCCTTGAGCTCCCTACTGGACCAGTTGCGCCTCTACCCCACACCCCCTCTCCGCACGGCTGTTGCCCTGACTGAGCTGGATGCAGCCCTTGTCCTGCCCCCTGATGTCCTCCATTGGGAGAGGTCAGCCCCGCAGAAGGAGATGCAGGCATGGGCCAG GCCACATGAGGCCTTGGCCCAGGACAAGTCCTTCAACGCACTCGGGAAGGTCCTGTACCTCTTGGACAGCATCCTGGATGGGCAG GTGAGCAGCGGCATCGCAGCCACCCCGGCCCCTGCTGCAGCTGCCACCCTGGACGTGGCCATTCAGCGTGGCCTGTCCCACAGAGCCCAGAG gctgctctgtgtggctGTGGGACAGCTGGATCGGCCCCTGGACCTTGCCGATGATGG GAGGACGCTGTGGCTGAATATCAGGGGCAAGGAGGCAGCTGCCCTGTCCATGTTCCATGTTTCCACACCACTACCAGGG ACAACTGGTGGTTTCCTGAGCTACATCCTGGCCCTGGTGCTGCCCCTGGCCTATGGCTTCCAGCCTAACCTGGTGCTGGtggcactggggccagcccatggcctgCAGGCCCCTCAAGCTGCACTCCTGGCTGCACTGCTGCGGGTGCCAGCAGGGGGCCGAGTCTTGGTATTGGTGGAGGAG GAATCCACACCCCAGCTTGCAGGGGTCCTGGTCCAGGCACTGCGTGGAGAGGGcccccccagcctgggccccttctCCAGGGCCTCCCCAGAGGACATGCAGGCCCTGGAGCATCTGCGAGGGCAGCTGGGGACACAGTGGAAAATGCTGCAGGTGGCCG CTCCTCAAGGGCTGTGA
- the HDAC10 gene encoding polyamine deacetylase HDAC10 isoform X7, whose amino-acid sequence MGTALVYHEDMTAARLLWDDPECEIECPERLTIALERLRQRGLEQRCLRLAAREASEEELGLVHSPEYVALLRGTQALGTGELQALSGQYDAIYFHPSTFHCARLAAGAALQLVDAVLTGAVQNGLALVRPPGHHSQRAAANGFCVFNNVAIAAKHAKQKHGLHRILIVDWDIHHGQGIQYIFEDDPSVLYFSWHRYEHGRFWPYLQESDTDAVGQGQGCGFTVNLPWNQVGMGNADYVAAFLHVLLPLAFEFDPELVLVAAGFDSAVGDPEGQMQATPECFAHLTQLLQVLACGRVCAVLEGGYHLESLSQSVCMMVQALLGDPPLPLSGPMEPHRSALESIQSVRAAQAPHWMSLQQQDAAPVLSPSTRSPEGSISPLLPGGPEFKAPVVQTEAQAVVALSSLLDQLRLYPTPPLRTAVALTELDAALVLPPDVLHWERSAPQKEMQAWARPHEALAQDKSFNALGKVLYLLDSILDGQVSSGIAATPAPAAAATLDVAIQRGLSHRAQRLLCVAVGQLDRPLDLADDGRTLWLNIRGKEAAALSMFHVSTPLPGLLKGCDPVTWRRLGWTSQNGHRDPAPRAGVNRPRTGRPRQCPEAGPASTRRPESPLACADGRPCSPRPGSKQLSESLTPPS is encoded by the exons ATGGGGACCGCACTCGTGTACCACGAGGACATGACGGCCGCCCGGCTGCTCTGGGACGA CCCCGAGTGTGAGATAGAATGTCCTGAGCGCCTGACTATAGCCCTGGAGCGCCTGCGGCAGCGCGGCCTGGAGCAGAGGTGTCTACGCTTGGCTGCCAGAGAGGCCTCggaggaggagctgggcctggTGCACAG CCCCGAGTATGTGGCCCTCTTGCGCGGGACCCAGGCCTTGGGCACTGGGGAGCTCCAGGCACTGTCTGGACAGTATGACGCCATCTACTTCCATCCG AGTACCTTCCACTGTGCCCGGCTGGCTGCAGGGGCTGCACTGCAGTTAGTGGATGCTGTGCTGACTGGAGCTGTGCAAAATGGGCTCGCTCTGGTGAG GCCTCCTGGGCACCACAGCCAGAGGGCTGCCGCCAATGGGTTTTGCGTGTTCAACAATGTGGCAATAGCAGCCAAACATGCCAAGCAGAAACACGGGCTGCACAG GATCCTCATCGTTGACTGGGATATCCACCACGGCCAGGGCATCCAGTATATCTTCGAGGATGACCCCAg CGTCCTTTATTTCTCCTGGCACCGCTACGAGCATGGGCGCTTCTGGCCCTATCTTCAAGAGTCAGATACAGATGCTGtcgggcaggggcagggctgcgGCTTCACTGTCAACTTGccctggaaccag GTCGGGATGGGAAATGCTGACTATGTGGCTGCCTTTCTGCATGTGCTGCTCCCCCTGGCCTTTGAG TTTGACCCTGAGCTAGTGCTAGTCGCGGCAGGATTTGACTCAGCGGTTGGGGATCCTGAG GGGCAGATGCAGGCCACTCCAGAGTGCTTCGCCCACCTCACGCAGCTACTGCAAGTGCTGGCCTGTGGCCGGGTCTGCGCTGTGCTGGAG gGCGGCTACCACCTGGAGTCGCTCTCTCAGTCAGTGTGCATGATGGTGCAGGCACTGCTGGGTGACCCCCCTCTGCCCCTGTCAGGGCCCATGGAGCCACATCGCAG TGCCCTGGAGTCCATTCAGAGTGTCCGGGCAGCCCAGGCCCCTCACTGGATGAGCCTCCAGCAGCAAG ACGCAGCCCCCGTATTGAGTCCCAGCACCCGCTCCCCAGAGGGGAGCATCTCGCCTCTGCTACCCGGGGGGCCCGAATTCAAGGCACCTGTGGTTCAGACTGAGGCTCAGGCCGTGGTTGCCTTGAGCTCCCTACTGGACCAGTTGCGCCTCTACCCCACACCCCCTCTCCGCACGGCTGTTGCCCTGACTGAGCTGGATGCAGCCCTTGTCCTGCCCCCTGATGTCCTCCATTGGGAGAGGTCAGCCCCGCAGAAGGAGATGCAGGCATGGGCCAG GCCACATGAGGCCTTGGCCCAGGACAAGTCCTTCAACGCACTCGGGAAGGTCCTGTACCTCTTGGACAGCATCCTGGATGGGCAG GTGAGCAGCGGCATCGCAGCCACCCCGGCCCCTGCTGCAGCTGCCACCCTGGACGTGGCCATTCAGCGTGGCCTGTCCCACAGAGCCCAGAG gctgctctgtgtggctGTGGGACAGCTGGATCGGCCCCTGGACCTTGCCGATGATGG GAGGACGCTGTGGCTGAATATCAGGGGCAAGGAGGCAGCTGCCCTGTCCATGTTCCATGTTTCCACACCACTACCAGGG CTCCTCAAGGGCTGTGACCCGGTAACCTGGCGTCGGCTGGGGTGGACATCCCAGAACGGACACCGCGATCCCGCCCCCAGAGCCGGCGTTAACCGTCCCCGCACAGGTCGCCCGCGGCAGTGTCCTGAGGCCGGCCCTGCGTCCACTCGGCGCCCGGAGTCCCCGCTGGCCTGCGCGGACGGCCGGCCCTGCTCCCCACGCCCCGGCAGTAAACAGTTAAGCGAAAGTCTGACTCCGCCTTCTTGA
- the HDAC10 gene encoding polyamine deacetylase HDAC10 isoform X4 translates to MGTALVYHEDMTAARLLWDDPECEIECPERLTIALERLRQRGLEQRCLRLAAREASEEELGLVHSPEYVALLRGTQALGTGELQALSGQYDAIYFHPSTFHCARLAAGAALQLVDAVLTGAVQNGLALVRPPGHHSQRAAANGFCVFNNVAIAAKHAKQKHGLHRILIVDWDIHHGQGIQYIFEDDPSVLYFSWHRYEHGRFWPYLQESDTDAVGQGQGCGFTVNLPWNQVPAPHLRLPPRAPHPARLPCPTAPGLLSVAQDILPGLPPEAKPRGEDATAPLAGSNTDTLWPQVGMGNADYVAAFLHVLLPLAFEFDPELVLVAAGFDSAVGDPEGQMQATPECFAHLTQLLQVLACGRVCAVLEGGYHLESLSQSVCMMVQALLGDPPLPLSGPMEPHRSALESIQSVRAAQAPHWMSLQQQDAAPVLSPSTRSPEGSISPLLPGGPEFKAPVVQTEAQAVVALSSLLDQLRLYPTPPLRTAVALTELDAALVLPPDVLHWERSAPQKEMQAWARPHEALAQDKSFNALGKVLYLLDSILDGQVSSGIAATPAPAAAATLDVAIQRGLSHRAQRLLCVAVGQLDRPLDLADDGRTLWLNIRGKEAAALSMFHVSTPLPGLLKGCDPVTWRRLGWTSQNGHRDPAPRAGVNRPRTGRPRQCPEAGPASTRRPESPLACADGRPCSPRPGSKQLSESLTPPS, encoded by the exons ATGGGGACCGCACTCGTGTACCACGAGGACATGACGGCCGCCCGGCTGCTCTGGGACGA CCCCGAGTGTGAGATAGAATGTCCTGAGCGCCTGACTATAGCCCTGGAGCGCCTGCGGCAGCGCGGCCTGGAGCAGAGGTGTCTACGCTTGGCTGCCAGAGAGGCCTCggaggaggagctgggcctggTGCACAG CCCCGAGTATGTGGCCCTCTTGCGCGGGACCCAGGCCTTGGGCACTGGGGAGCTCCAGGCACTGTCTGGACAGTATGACGCCATCTACTTCCATCCG AGTACCTTCCACTGTGCCCGGCTGGCTGCAGGGGCTGCACTGCAGTTAGTGGATGCTGTGCTGACTGGAGCTGTGCAAAATGGGCTCGCTCTGGTGAG GCCTCCTGGGCACCACAGCCAGAGGGCTGCCGCCAATGGGTTTTGCGTGTTCAACAATGTGGCAATAGCAGCCAAACATGCCAAGCAGAAACACGGGCTGCACAG GATCCTCATCGTTGACTGGGATATCCACCACGGCCAGGGCATCCAGTATATCTTCGAGGATGACCCCAg CGTCCTTTATTTCTCCTGGCACCGCTACGAGCATGGGCGCTTCTGGCCCTATCTTCAAGAGTCAGATACAGATGCTGtcgggcaggggcagggctgcgGCTTCACTGTCAACTTGccctggaaccaggtgcctgctCCTCACCTCAGACTCCCACCCAGAGCCCCTCACCCAGCCCgcctcccctgccccacagcTCCAGGCCTCCTGAGTGTAGCCCAGGACATCCTACCAGGGTTACCCCCAGAGGCCAAGCCCCGGGGTGAAGATGCCACTGCCCCCCTGGCAGGGTCCAACACTGACACCCTGTGGCCGCAGGTCGGGATGGGAAATGCTGACTATGTGGCTGCCTTTCTGCATGTGCTGCTCCCCCTGGCCTTTGAG TTTGACCCTGAGCTAGTGCTAGTCGCGGCAGGATTTGACTCAGCGGTTGGGGATCCTGAG GGGCAGATGCAGGCCACTCCAGAGTGCTTCGCCCACCTCACGCAGCTACTGCAAGTGCTGGCCTGTGGCCGGGTCTGCGCTGTGCTGGAG gGCGGCTACCACCTGGAGTCGCTCTCTCAGTCAGTGTGCATGATGGTGCAGGCACTGCTGGGTGACCCCCCTCTGCCCCTGTCAGGGCCCATGGAGCCACATCGCAG TGCCCTGGAGTCCATTCAGAGTGTCCGGGCAGCCCAGGCCCCTCACTGGATGAGCCTCCAGCAGCAAG ACGCAGCCCCCGTATTGAGTCCCAGCACCCGCTCCCCAGAGGGGAGCATCTCGCCTCTGCTACCCGGGGGGCCCGAATTCAAGGCACCTGTGGTTCAGACTGAGGCTCAGGCCGTGGTTGCCTTGAGCTCCCTACTGGACCAGTTGCGCCTCTACCCCACACCCCCTCTCCGCACGGCTGTTGCCCTGACTGAGCTGGATGCAGCCCTTGTCCTGCCCCCTGATGTCCTCCATTGGGAGAGGTCAGCCCCGCAGAAGGAGATGCAGGCATGGGCCAG GCCACATGAGGCCTTGGCCCAGGACAAGTCCTTCAACGCACTCGGGAAGGTCCTGTACCTCTTGGACAGCATCCTGGATGGGCAG GTGAGCAGCGGCATCGCAGCCACCCCGGCCCCTGCTGCAGCTGCCACCCTGGACGTGGCCATTCAGCGTGGCCTGTCCCACAGAGCCCAGAG gctgctctgtgtggctGTGGGACAGCTGGATCGGCCCCTGGACCTTGCCGATGATGG GAGGACGCTGTGGCTGAATATCAGGGGCAAGGAGGCAGCTGCCCTGTCCATGTTCCATGTTTCCACACCACTACCAGGG CTCCTCAAGGGCTGTGACCCGGTAACCTGGCGTCGGCTGGGGTGGACATCCCAGAACGGACACCGCGATCCCGCCCCCAGAGCCGGCGTTAACCGTCCCCGCACAGGTCGCCCGCGGCAGTGTCCTGAGGCCGGCCCTGCGTCCACTCGGCGCCCGGAGTCCCCGCTGGCCTGCGCGGACGGCCGGCCCTGCTCCCCACGCCCCGGCAGTAAACAGTTAAGCGAAAGTCTGACTCCGCCTTCTTGA
- the HDAC10 gene encoding polyamine deacetylase HDAC10 isoform X6 produces MGTALVYHEDMTAARLLWDDPECEIECPERLTIALERLRQRGLEQRCLRLAAREASEEELGLVHSPEYVALLRGTQALGTGELQALSGQYDAIYFHPSTFHCARLAAGAALQLVDAVLTGAVQNGLALVRPPGHHSQRAAANGFCVFNNVAIAAKHAKQKHGLHRILIVDWDIHHGQGIQYIFEDDPSVLYFSWHRYEHGRFWPYLQESDTDAVGQGQGCGFTVNLPWNQVGMGNADYVAAFLHVLLPLAFEFDPELVLVAAGFDSAVGDPEGQMQATPECFAHLTQLLQVLACGRVCAVLEGGYHLESLSQSVCMMVQALLGDPPLPLSGPMEPHRSALESIQSVRAAQAPHWMSLQQQDAAPVLSPSTRSPEGSISPLLPGGPEFKAPVVQTEAQAVVALSSLLDQLRLYPTPPLRTAVALTELDAALVLPPDVLHWERSAPQKEMQAWARPHEALAQDKSFNALGKVLYLLDSILDGQVSSGIAATPAPAAAATLDVAIQRGLSHRAQRLLCVAVGQLDRPLDLADDGRTLWLNIRGKEAAALSMFHVSTPLPGTTGGFLSYILALVLPLAYGFQPNLVLVALGPAHGLQAPQAALLAALLRVPAGGRVLVLVEEESTPQLAGVLVQALRGEGPPSLGPFSRASPEDMQALEHLRGQLGTQWKMLQVAAPQGL; encoded by the exons ATGGGGACCGCACTCGTGTACCACGAGGACATGACGGCCGCCCGGCTGCTCTGGGACGA CCCCGAGTGTGAGATAGAATGTCCTGAGCGCCTGACTATAGCCCTGGAGCGCCTGCGGCAGCGCGGCCTGGAGCAGAGGTGTCTACGCTTGGCTGCCAGAGAGGCCTCggaggaggagctgggcctggTGCACAG CCCCGAGTATGTGGCCCTCTTGCGCGGGACCCAGGCCTTGGGCACTGGGGAGCTCCAGGCACTGTCTGGACAGTATGACGCCATCTACTTCCATCCG AGTACCTTCCACTGTGCCCGGCTGGCTGCAGGGGCTGCACTGCAGTTAGTGGATGCTGTGCTGACTGGAGCTGTGCAAAATGGGCTCGCTCTGGTGAG GCCTCCTGGGCACCACAGCCAGAGGGCTGCCGCCAATGGGTTTTGCGTGTTCAACAATGTGGCAATAGCAGCCAAACATGCCAAGCAGAAACACGGGCTGCACAG GATCCTCATCGTTGACTGGGATATCCACCACGGCCAGGGCATCCAGTATATCTTCGAGGATGACCCCAg CGTCCTTTATTTCTCCTGGCACCGCTACGAGCATGGGCGCTTCTGGCCCTATCTTCAAGAGTCAGATACAGATGCTGtcgggcaggggcagggctgcgGCTTCACTGTCAACTTGccctggaaccag GTCGGGATGGGAAATGCTGACTATGTGGCTGCCTTTCTGCATGTGCTGCTCCCCCTGGCCTTTGAG TTTGACCCTGAGCTAGTGCTAGTCGCGGCAGGATTTGACTCAGCGGTTGGGGATCCTGAG GGGCAGATGCAGGCCACTCCAGAGTGCTTCGCCCACCTCACGCAGCTACTGCAAGTGCTGGCCTGTGGCCGGGTCTGCGCTGTGCTGGAG gGCGGCTACCACCTGGAGTCGCTCTCTCAGTCAGTGTGCATGATGGTGCAGGCACTGCTGGGTGACCCCCCTCTGCCCCTGTCAGGGCCCATGGAGCCACATCGCAG TGCCCTGGAGTCCATTCAGAGTGTCCGGGCAGCCCAGGCCCCTCACTGGATGAGCCTCCAGCAGCAAG ACGCAGCCCCCGTATTGAGTCCCAGCACCCGCTCCCCAGAGGGGAGCATCTCGCCTCTGCTACCCGGGGGGCCCGAATTCAAGGCACCTGTGGTTCAGACTGAGGCTCAGGCCGTGGTTGCCTTGAGCTCCCTACTGGACCAGTTGCGCCTCTACCCCACACCCCCTCTCCGCACGGCTGTTGCCCTGACTGAGCTGGATGCAGCCCTTGTCCTGCCCCCTGATGTCCTCCATTGGGAGAGGTCAGCCCCGCAGAAGGAGATGCAGGCATGGGCCAG GCCACATGAGGCCTTGGCCCAGGACAAGTCCTTCAACGCACTCGGGAAGGTCCTGTACCTCTTGGACAGCATCCTGGATGGGCAG GTGAGCAGCGGCATCGCAGCCACCCCGGCCCCTGCTGCAGCTGCCACCCTGGACGTGGCCATTCAGCGTGGCCTGTCCCACAGAGCCCAGAG gctgctctgtgtggctGTGGGACAGCTGGATCGGCCCCTGGACCTTGCCGATGATGG GAGGACGCTGTGGCTGAATATCAGGGGCAAGGAGGCAGCTGCCCTGTCCATGTTCCATGTTTCCACACCACTACCAGGG ACAACTGGTGGTTTCCTGAGCTACATCCTGGCCCTGGTGCTGCCCCTGGCCTATGGCTTCCAGCCTAACCTGGTGCTGGtggcactggggccagcccatggcctgCAGGCCCCTCAAGCTGCACTCCTGGCTGCACTGCTGCGGGTGCCAGCAGGGGGCCGAGTCTTGGTATTGGTGGAGGAG GAATCCACACCCCAGCTTGCAGGGGTCCTGGTCCAGGCACTGCGTGGAGAGGGcccccccagcctgggccccttctCCAGGGCCTCCCCAGAGGACATGCAGGCCCTGGAGCATCTGCGAGGGCAGCTGGGGACACAGTGGAAAATGCTGCAGGTGGCCG CTCCTCAAGGGCTGTGA
- the HDAC10 gene encoding polyamine deacetylase HDAC10 isoform X5 has translation MGTALVYHEDMTAARLLWDDPECEIECPERLTIALERLRQRGLEQRCLRLAAREASEEELGLVHSPEYVALLRGTQALGTGELQALSGQYDAIYFHPSTFHCARLAAGAALQLVDAVLTGAVQNGLALVRPPGHHSQRAAANGFCVFNNVAIAAKHAKQKHGLHRILIVDWDIHHGQGIQYIFEDDPSVLYFSWHRYEHGRFWPYLQESDTDAVGQGQGCGFTVNLPWNQVPAPHLRLPPRAPHPARLPCPTAPGLLSVAQDILPGLPPEAKPRGEDATAPLAGSNTDTLWPQVGMGNADYVAAFLHVLLPLAFEFDPELVLVAAGFDSAVGDPEGQMQATPECFAHLTQLLQVLACGRVCAVLEGGYHLESLSQSVCMMVQALLGDPPLPLSGPMEPHRSALESIQSVRAAQAPHWMSLQQQDAAPVLSPSTRSPEGSISPLLPGGPEFKAPVVQTEAQAVVALSSLLDQLRLYPTPPLRTAVALTELDAALVLPPDVLHWERSAPQKEMQAWARPHEALAQDKSFNALGKVLYLLDSILDGQVSSGIAATPAPAAAATLDVAIQRGLSHRAQRLLCVAVGQLDRPLDLADDGRTLWLNIRGKEAAALSMFHVSTPLPGESTPQLAGVLVQALRGEGPPSLGPFSRASPEDMQALEHLRGQLGTQWKMLQVAAPQGL, from the exons ATGGGGACCGCACTCGTGTACCACGAGGACATGACGGCCGCCCGGCTGCTCTGGGACGA CCCCGAGTGTGAGATAGAATGTCCTGAGCGCCTGACTATAGCCCTGGAGCGCCTGCGGCAGCGCGGCCTGGAGCAGAGGTGTCTACGCTTGGCTGCCAGAGAGGCCTCggaggaggagctgggcctggTGCACAG CCCCGAGTATGTGGCCCTCTTGCGCGGGACCCAGGCCTTGGGCACTGGGGAGCTCCAGGCACTGTCTGGACAGTATGACGCCATCTACTTCCATCCG AGTACCTTCCACTGTGCCCGGCTGGCTGCAGGGGCTGCACTGCAGTTAGTGGATGCTGTGCTGACTGGAGCTGTGCAAAATGGGCTCGCTCTGGTGAG GCCTCCTGGGCACCACAGCCAGAGGGCTGCCGCCAATGGGTTTTGCGTGTTCAACAATGTGGCAATAGCAGCCAAACATGCCAAGCAGAAACACGGGCTGCACAG GATCCTCATCGTTGACTGGGATATCCACCACGGCCAGGGCATCCAGTATATCTTCGAGGATGACCCCAg CGTCCTTTATTTCTCCTGGCACCGCTACGAGCATGGGCGCTTCTGGCCCTATCTTCAAGAGTCAGATACAGATGCTGtcgggcaggggcagggctgcgGCTTCACTGTCAACTTGccctggaaccaggtgcctgctCCTCACCTCAGACTCCCACCCAGAGCCCCTCACCCAGCCCgcctcccctgccccacagcTCCAGGCCTCCTGAGTGTAGCCCAGGACATCCTACCAGGGTTACCCCCAGAGGCCAAGCCCCGGGGTGAAGATGCCACTGCCCCCCTGGCAGGGTCCAACACTGACACCCTGTGGCCGCAGGTCGGGATGGGAAATGCTGACTATGTGGCTGCCTTTCTGCATGTGCTGCTCCCCCTGGCCTTTGAG TTTGACCCTGAGCTAGTGCTAGTCGCGGCAGGATTTGACTCAGCGGTTGGGGATCCTGAG GGGCAGATGCAGGCCACTCCAGAGTGCTTCGCCCACCTCACGCAGCTACTGCAAGTGCTGGCCTGTGGCCGGGTCTGCGCTGTGCTGGAG gGCGGCTACCACCTGGAGTCGCTCTCTCAGTCAGTGTGCATGATGGTGCAGGCACTGCTGGGTGACCCCCCTCTGCCCCTGTCAGGGCCCATGGAGCCACATCGCAG TGCCCTGGAGTCCATTCAGAGTGTCCGGGCAGCCCAGGCCCCTCACTGGATGAGCCTCCAGCAGCAAG ACGCAGCCCCCGTATTGAGTCCCAGCACCCGCTCCCCAGAGGGGAGCATCTCGCCTCTGCTACCCGGGGGGCCCGAATTCAAGGCACCTGTGGTTCAGACTGAGGCTCAGGCCGTGGTTGCCTTGAGCTCCCTACTGGACCAGTTGCGCCTCTACCCCACACCCCCTCTCCGCACGGCTGTTGCCCTGACTGAGCTGGATGCAGCCCTTGTCCTGCCCCCTGATGTCCTCCATTGGGAGAGGTCAGCCCCGCAGAAGGAGATGCAGGCATGGGCCAG GCCACATGAGGCCTTGGCCCAGGACAAGTCCTTCAACGCACTCGGGAAGGTCCTGTACCTCTTGGACAGCATCCTGGATGGGCAG GTGAGCAGCGGCATCGCAGCCACCCCGGCCCCTGCTGCAGCTGCCACCCTGGACGTGGCCATTCAGCGTGGCCTGTCCCACAGAGCCCAGAG gctgctctgtgtggctGTGGGACAGCTGGATCGGCCCCTGGACCTTGCCGATGATGG GAGGACGCTGTGGCTGAATATCAGGGGCAAGGAGGCAGCTGCCCTGTCCATGTTCCATGTTTCCACACCACTACCAGGG GAATCCACACCCCAGCTTGCAGGGGTCCTGGTCCAGGCACTGCGTGGAGAGGGcccccccagcctgggccccttctCCAGGGCCTCCCCAGAGGACATGCAGGCCCTGGAGCATCTGCGAGGGCAGCTGGGGACACAGTGGAAAATGCTGCAGGTGGCCG CTCCTCAAGGGCTGTGA